The Pyrus communis chromosome 14, drPyrComm1.1, whole genome shotgun sequence sequence gtttaaaaattttgagttttaacgataatgacaaaataaatggtaaaatgaatagtaccagatttgattttttagtatacaaatgtggtttttcgttaaagtgaacagtatcgcggactttttattaaaactcatttatatatatgagaTACTTGCTATCGTAACTATGAAAGAAGAAAGCAAACAAAGAGATAGTAGCAACCAAAAAAGTAGGCAACCAAGTaaaaaagtgagaagttttGTAAGTGAGTAGtcattgaattttatttttcggATTTGGCTTCTATTTTCCATTTTGGTCACAATTTTATTGATTTGCAACGTTGTGTTGCGGATGTAGAATCTACTGTAGAACCGTAGTCTATCTTCTTCAAGATAAGTTGGACAGCAGCATGACCATATCTTTTCTTTCCTTAGCTagtgataggatttttatcacCTACAAAAGTAGAGATAAAAACACTTGAGagataaaaacatttaaaatacttacaagagaacaaggtaattgtagtataaacggctcaagtAAGGTCATTATAAACatgaattatttaaaacaatttatgcaAAACccaatcttaattaattacttgaaacaaagttttgtaaaaaaattgattttaagaccaaaaacagaaaaaaaaaaaacgaatttaattaaaaatattaaacaaatcGGCAATggtaaaataaactaaaataaaatagttttgaaaattaattaggattCCACCGTCACTTTAACAATTCTTCGTAATTCTTCCAGTTACTTATGAATTgcccatgcatattttgaaagtTAGGTTTACCTAAAGTATATTCTACTTGGACCTTTAACctagaacgtatatcaaacatgcaacaTGTCCGAACGTTCGGATCAAATGTGAACATAAAAGACTCaataagttttatgaaaaccttttgaaaaatcatgcaacccttAGAGCACTTTCAGCCTAACAAATATCCCTTAGGGGATTATTGATTTAATCCCCTCTTGGGATAGTTGATTTAGTACCAGTTGGTACtgcttaactttaaaaaaaaaaagggtatcaAAAAAGCTCCCTGCACTTTTGTGTTTCGTAAACTTctaaaatcagttttttttttcacaattttggatgaaaaaaaaaaactgaaaagccAAAGCAACAAAAGCTAGCTTTGGAAAACCGAGTTTTGGTGCTTCCACAACTTCTACGAAAACCTAATTTCCCCAAAAGTGCTAAGCCCTTTAAACTTTCAAGCACCCAAAATGAccttaaacaattaaataatttacACATCTACCAACTGGAAGTCTGGAAGGACGTCCTTTCTCCCATATCTCGTCTGTACACTCCCACACCGACAAACCCACACCAAAACAACACCACCATCTTTTCTGGCAAGACAAGATTAGGATTCAAATTTGGTATTTGCAACGTGGACTTTCCCAGATCATACCACATCATGCGCTCTTCTGTAAGTCCGATTCTACCCCCAAATTCGAAGCTTCGGACATCTGGATCCTCATAAAATGCCCTGCTTCTTCGTATTTCTAAAAATTAGGAGAGCCAGTGACTAATCtgatcttcattttcttccagaATCCCTAACCCTTAAAATTGTAGGTTtgctcctctctctccctccctaaaaaacacttcaaaacccACAAACCCAGTGAAAAAGATGAAAGGTTAGGCGGAGAAATGACACAGAAAAATCCAGTAAGGAAGATGAGAGGTTAGACGGAGAAAACAAGGGTAAGATATGTTAGACAGAAAGGAAATAGGGTCTAATTGATGACTCTAGAAATTCTAGAAGGattctaaataaaaaaagttataataaagagttataaataaataaaaaaaaggttataataaaaagttacaaataagagcagttccaccatGGTGTTTAACCCAGTGGACTGGGGATGGAACAGGGCCAAATAGGCCGAGGGATAAGGTCCAGCGTATGCCAGCCCAAGGGACAGGCCAGGGCCGAGTAACATGCCCGGCAGGGATTGCCAGCCTGAGAGCTCAAAGGCGACCTGACGCAAGGCTGATGTCGCCCAGACGTCAACcacgtattttatttttttctatcagGCGCGTGGGCTTTAAGCGCGCGTCGTCTGATAAGATTTCAGAAGCGGGGCCCGCAACGCATTCTGAAAATGTTACCGTtaggaagccacgtggcttcccctcgtccgttggatttccaacggtaacaaaattttaaaaaccttatttaattTCAGCCGTTGGATCTCAGATTAACGGTCCACGTTATTCGcccttataaattaaaaaaaaacagtttaaaattctgaaatgttaccgttgtaccacgtggcacaatctggagtgtaggaattcaattttttttaatccaacggtagAGATTAATTAGGtgagtaaaaaaaattttaaaaatgtaaaaattaataaaaatccggaaaaaaaaatttgaaaaattaaaaaaaaaaaaatttacttttctataaataccttatcattatcttctaccttacaccacaatttcatattttctcaactactttcaaccacattcttatctttctctcaaagtttcaatccaatttttttccaacaaaatgactactgatgcagTTACGAATTGGATGctttttgaagatgttgcgttgtgtactagctgagttgaagttactcatgattCTCGTacaggtaatgagatgcagttgcaaaaaatgtggagtcttattcataccagtTTTCTTGGGAAAACTGGTGGGAAAATAACCAaggaatcgatgtccagtcgttgaaAACTACTTAGCCAATcatttagtacgtggagagacgcatTGGCACATGCTAGTAGTAatcttcgaagtggggaaaatttagcggatcaggtaacaatatattaattatttgtttgtactatacccaaatttacattataattatttgtttgtattatttatttgttagctaccttcattataattatttgtttgtattatttatttgttacctactttcattgtaattatttgtttgtattatttatttgttacctactttcattataattatttattttcccGCATTATGTAGACACTTCAAAAACAATCTTGGTATACTGCCAAATCTAAAAACCACAAGCAATCATTCAActggtgggaatgttggaatattgtcaaagattgtcctaaattcagaGTTGTGCCTGTTGGTCCCAAAGTtttcatgaacagcacccctctacactctatgCCCTATCATTGCTCGCATGTTCGTGAAGATGACGCAAAATAAGTGCCCGAAATGccccctgaacaagcgtcggggTCGACccattatccaattaggcctcaaggtaaaaaggcttCAAAGataaaagggagtgcttccaagaacgattatgcaaagtatatggaagaacttgctcgccaaggtgaattgagtTTGGCATAGGAAATGGCTAAAATTGAGGCTGATAAAGCTAGAGAAGAGGCAAAAGTTACTgctattgagagagaatttcaagctaataagaaagaaagagaactacttaggcaagaaatgGACCAggttaaagaagaaagaatggcatTTAAATAATGGCATGATCATTTAAATAATGGCATTTTGCTAGGTCAAATACGCATCTTAATTTTTGAGATAAAGAACACTCACTAGTTCTCTATTCTTAATTTGGAGTTGGGGCTTCACAAGACTAGGCGTGtttgacaacttttttaaaGTAACTAAAAGTGATTTAAGATCACCAAAAGAGTTTTTAACaacgtttgacaaaaaaagctAACCACAACTGTGagttaaaaacaaacaaacaaaaaaaaaaaaaaaaaaaaagaaagaggcacTACGTGATGTGCTTTTAGAAAGAAGCACATGAAGCAACTAAAGTGCTTTCCGGGAAAAAGCActtagaagttttttttttattttttattaaactttccATGTGATTCGGGCCTAACTAAGCTTATTATCTTTGTTGCTATCATCTCCCCAATCTTGAATTCTCTTTAGTAGATCCAATGAGCGAAGGTCGTCGTTAGTGGTTTCTTTAGTGGAAAATCTCTATTCGAGGCCTTGAAGGGGTTGGGAAAATTGCATTGTGTGATTATGCTTGTTTGCCAAATTCTTAGTTGGGTTATTGGAGTACCCCTCGACTTCTAATGTGCAATTATGGTTGTTTTCTAATGTTGCCAAAGCTGCTTTTCCATCTAATGAAGCTTAATTTCTAATTGCAGACACTCGAGATCCTATTATATATACGAAGAGAGAAAAGCATTGAGCTGCAGCAAGCCTTCTAACACAATGGCTCATGGCTTCCTTCTCATAATCCTCTTGTTCACGTCCATTATATCTACAAATATCcatgcatgcaaccaaaatgAACGTAGCGCTCTCTTGTCCTTCAACCTCACTCTATCCTCTCCTCCTTTAAATTGGACTTCCATTAACTGCTGTACTTGGGAAGGCATCACTTGTAATCCGGAAGGTCGGGTCACCCATTTGCTCTTACCCTCGAAGGGGCTACACGGAGTTATTTTTACCTCGTCATCCTCACTTGGAAACCTCACTCATCTCACCCACTTGAATCTCTCCCATAATTCACTTCACGGTTCACTTGAAAATAAACTCTTTGAGTCCTTGGATTCTCTTGAGATTCTTGATTTGAGCTATAACCTTCTTTTTGGAGTGCTACCTTTGTCTCTAACATCTAGAAACATCCGGACACTCGATTTGTCAAGCAATCGCTTCCATGGTCCAATTCCGTCTTCGTTCTTCATGCTTGCTTGGAATTTGACAAGTTTCAACGTCAGCAACAATGCCTTCTCCAGCTACATCCCATCCTCTATATGTCTCCATTCTAACCCCTTGATTAGAGTGTTGGATTTTTCCTCAAACCAATTTAATGGCAACATTTTACGTGGTTTTGGGAGGTGTTCCGAGCTGCAGATCTTCCTTGCTGGTCACAATAATCTCTCAGGGCTACTTCCAGAAGATATCTATAATGCTACCAAACTCGAAGAAATTGCAGTACCTCAGAATTCACTATATGGAGGCATTAGTGAGAGAATTGTCAACCTCAACAACCTCGTAATCCTTGATCTCTCCTTCAATCAACTGAGCGGAGTACTCCCTCTCCGTTTGGGGAAGCTCTCCAGGTTAAAAATCATAAAGCTCGATTTCAACGACCTACAAGGTTCGTTGCCCCAATCTTTGATGAATTGCAGCAGCCTTGTAGAACTACGTTTGGCAAAAAATAACTTGGAAGGAGACATTACCAAGCTTAATTTCTCCAAACTTGTTCAACTTACTAAACTTGACCTGTATAGGAACAACTTCACTGGTAAGTTGCCAACAAGCCTTTACTCATGTAGATCCCTGAAAGCAATTCGATTAGCTTTGAACAATCTAGAGGGACAAATACAACCTGAGATTCTTTCGCTAAACTCTCTGTCCTTCCTCTCTCTTGGTAGCCTCCGATTGGAAAATGTCACAGGAGCAATGAAGATATTGATGCATTGCAAAAGTCTTCAAATACTCCTCCTTACGCATTCCTTTAATGGTGAAGGAATGCCATCTGACGATGACATGGTTAGTTTTGATGGATTTCGAAATCTTCGATTTTTGAGCTTGGCGCATTGTGATCTCACAGGTCGAATACCTGTATGGTTAGCAAAGCTAAAGAGCCTAGAGATCTTGGCTCTGGATGGCAACAAAATCACAGGGACAATTCCTAGCTGGTTGGGGACTGATCTACCAAGACTTTTTAATATAGGCTTGTCAATGAACCTTATTTCAGGTGAATTTCCGAAAGAACTTTGTAGACTACCGGCGTTGGTACATGAACTTATTGCAGCTCAAGCAGACCAATATGATATCGAATTGCCACTCTACATTAAGACCTCGAGCGGGGTACTAATCACCTATGGATTACGCCGCATATTGTATGGCTTTCCTTCATTGATAGATCTTTCTTCCAACAACATTACCGGTAATATACCGTCTGAGATCGGCCAACTGCAGCTTCTCCAAGAGTTGCAACTAGACAACAACAACTTCTCCGGCAACATTCCAGACCAAATGTCTAACCTTAAGAACTTAGAAGCTTTGAATCTCTCCAATAATCACTTGTCCGGAAAAATTCCATCGTCTCTGGCAAGCCTTAATTTCTTGAAGAGCTTTGATGTCTCGTACAATAATCTCGAAGGTTCAATCCCAACAAGCACTCAGCTCCAAAGCTTTGAAGCTTCTGCATTTGAGGGGAATCCAAAACTTTGCGGTGCCCCACTTCCAAACGAGTGTCGCACTGATGCGCATGGTAAGAATAACCGCGATGATGAGGACGATGGGCATCAACTACCGTGGTTCTATATTTCGGCTGTGTTCGGGTTTATTTTTGGATTCTGGGGAGTATGTGGTTCTTTGATCGTAAAGAAGACATGGAGGTATGCATACTTTCAGTTCACAGACAATGTACAGGATAGGCTCTATGTCATGTTAGCAGTGCGCATGAATAGGATGAAACGATGGCTTAGCTAAATAGagttctttgttttttctcGGTTACATTTGGGGGTTTCGAATACTCTgtcatgtattttattttataataacgTCCCTACGCTATCGAAGCTACTGCTTTGTAAATGACTCGTAAATCGTAATTTAAAAATCCCTCTCATATCCCTCCCACATTTCCAATCCCCTCTAACTTGGTCTCGATTCCTTGAGACTTGGAAATCCCTCACCCCAAACATAGCCAAAAGAagtcaaaattttgattcaggGGCCAAACTGAGAATCGGGTTACCAAATTGACAATGTAACATGTCATTTTTCTGGCAGAATAACATCACCcccaaaatatgcaaaaacaatCTACGAACGAATAGCAACACATAATCTTCAGAGAGTACTGCAAATTAACATGTTCCATTTAACAAGGATCCCCACGCAGTCTGCTTTCTGTCAATATATGCACTACCTGAAAGAACTCAGGCTGCGCACCAAGTAAAGACACGACTAATCGCATAAGATATGACCTTGAAAGTGTAATCATATTCGGATGAAAGGCAACCACGATCCGACCACAGCAATATGCCAAACGAAATATCATTCAAGACCAGAACCATTGAAACCTACAGCCCATCTTGAGCAACCTCCTCGTTTATCTACAACATGCCTTCAAGACTCATCATACCGCAACTAGCCTCAAGCTTAGTAACGGTTTGGACCAGGATTGACTCCAGCATCCCTGTCTGGCGTGTAGTTATTCTGGTATTGTCCAGGGTCATTCCATTCTGCATTAGAAGGCGGAGCCATGTTGTTTGGTGGCACCCCTCCTGGGTTATTGGGAGGCATCTGATTGTAGTTGTTGGGCGGCATCTGATTGTAGCTGTTGGGAGGCGCCTGGTTGTAGCTGTTGGGAGGCGCCTGGTTATAGCTGTTTGGTGGCCCAGAATTCCAGTTGTTGCTTGGCTGGGGATTATTGTAGTTGTTTGGTTGACCCATGTTGGGAGGTGGCATTGGAGCCCTGTTCGGGGGTGGAGGACCCATGTTGGGAGACATTGGAGCCCTGTTGGGGGGTGGAGGACCCATGTTGGGAGACATTGGACCCCTGTTGGGGGGTGGAGGACCCATGTTGGCAGGTCCAGGTCCCGAATTTGGCCCAGCTTGATTAGGCATAGGAGATGGACCCGTATTCTGAAAATCACGATTCTGCATATTTTCCCTTCTCCTTTCAAAGTTCCTTGATCTGTCAAAGTTACGAGGTCTGTCATTACGCCTGTTTCTCTCATTTGCTCGACTATTGTTTCTTATCCATTCCTCATGGTATTTGGGATCATATGGCACTGCTTGGCCATTAATAAAAGGTTCACCTgccaaaacaaacaagaaagcaGACAAATCGTGGATAAAAGAATTTTCCTGGTTAACTTAGTTGAAAACAACATAGAAAAAGCTATACAATGTAGAAAAAACACACGCTGTTTAATATTACTATAACACTTGGTACCCAGACCACAATTCTTGGGAGTAcagaaattttgaaatgaaaattacCGTGGAACATTTTTCTCAGATGTAATCGACACGCGAAACTAGTTAGttaaaaattatgatattttacACAAAAACTCTGTACAAAATGACTAGGGTTGCAGAAAGCCTTCAACAGAGGTCTTTATATTTAACCGGTTCTACACACCACTAGCACTGCTACAACATCAACTGCCTAATAACTTTCATCTGTAACATTCTAGAGCCTCAAACTATCCTTTGtcagaaaaaataaagaaataaatctAAAATCAAAATATCATCAGACTGCCAGAGCAATTACGGAATGGAACTTATGACTTAAATGAATCAATTGCTATAAATAGTTTGTTTTCTTTGAAATTCAACTTGAAGAAACAAGCATATCCGTACCTCCATAATCTTTGTTCTTAACATCCAAGTAGGAATCAGGAAGTACCCAACGGACTCCAGGCAACTCTGCAAGAATTTTACAAATAcacgcacatatatatatatgagaactCAGACACAAGAAAATAATAACATCCCAACTTAGAAGCAGAATCACCTTTGATTTTGAGTGAAACCTCTTCAGATACAAGCGCCCCAAACGCATAATAGCACCTAGTTGAAACTGAGTAGATCTTcattcttgcttcttcctcaCTGCAGTTCAGCCGAATGCGTACAAGCAATGTAAACTTGGTTATATAAATCTTCATTACAAAATATAAATCACAGGAAACACAAACAATAGGAATACAGTACAATCCTATGTGCTTTTTGAAATGTGAAAGCCATGAATCTTACAAAAACATTagtctgtaaaaaaaaaaaaaaaaaaaaaaaaaaaaaaaaaaaaaaaaaaaagtgatcaaGACCATGCTATAAGAAACATGATTAAGACCATACTATTTAAGAGATCATTAAGACCCTGCCACAAAGTGGGTTTATAGTTTAGATTTTGAATATCAAAAGCCTACAAAAAAGTTAATGAGTTTTGCTTTTGTTAGAACTTCAAAACATATAACCCAACATTAAGAATTGCACCCCCAAATTTCAGCGGAAATATatagaaacaaaagaaatttaGCGCAACACACACATTTATgtgatataaaaaaatcaagttAAAAACCCTACAAAAATGATATAAAGGCCAATTGCAATTACAAAATCATTTCCTATCTTACAACAGAAAGCCAATAACTTTTACAGCTGCATACAACAGAAAGCCATTAACGGTATTAAGAAAATGTTCATATATTATGTTATACACCATAATCGAGTCGGTGTATAACACAAATAAACTAATATCCTACAACAAGATAAATGCCAGAAAGTAGCATGAGCATACAACCCTCCCCCAATAGAGAAACCACCTCTTGTATTTTCTCAAACAAAAGTTTCCTGGAGCAATTCAAATCAACTTATCCCAAAACACTACTGTAATCATGAgcgaaaaagagaaaattaaaaggcaacaactttgaaaaaacaaatacagatataaattgaaaatgaattaaagataCAAATACACTATAAACACAGACATATAAATTCTAAAATTCCATTTCCAATTTTCATTTCTCATAATCCAAAGACATTAAAAGTAAGAAAAATGATTGAATCAGACAGAAATTAATAGTAGGTGTTACCTTCCGACGACGGTAGCCAGGGTTTTGATGTAGCTATTGATGATCTCATCCCTAGTGATATCACCCTGAGGGGCCTCCATGACAACCAACCAGTGCTCGAAGTCACACCCATCGAGGAGGATCGTCTCCTTGGGAGGCCGGTTCGACCAGTTAGGGTTCGGGTCCCTGAGCGACGACGTAGTCGATCTGGTCGACAAGCACCGGACGATTGCAGGGGAGAGCCTTCCGGCGGAAGCCATGACTCCGGCGAGAGGGCGGAGGCGGTGGAGGAGAGAAAGCGAAGAAGAGCGAGATTGGGCGGCGGTGGTGGATAGGGAAGTGGCGGAGGTGGCGGTGGAGAGGGAGCGAGAGAGAAATGAAGCCATGGCTTGGGACTTGGGAATCGAGCGAGAGAAGAAATGGGTCGCCATGGTTGATCGCGACGAGGGTTTGGGGCTCTGATAAACCCTCAGTGGGAGATAAGGGCAGTGTTAGGGTTTTGGCGGAGGTTTTATAGCAGCGACTGAGTGATGATAAATACCCCtcgattttcaatttatcaGTATATCTCAAAATGGCATTCCAATTATCTTCTTATCTTTTTCAGTTATTTAtgcattcaaatttttttttttcatttttttttttttttttacaaatgacaactttattgaattaaattatTAGTTGTAAGAGAGGGATGTCGGTGGGGATCAAAATCGCATTGTGATGTATGAGTAtgattattttctattttctaccACTGCAGTAAAGTGTTATCTGCTTTTCATTTTCTAAACGTGCTAGGAGAAAAATTTGAATGtaacaatcaaataaattggATGACCATGCAATTTTACAAAGGTACAAACTTCTCGATATTTAAGTACAATCTAGCTCTCTGTTAATCTTTGAGATTCTTTGTCTTTCGATTGAAGTgatttagtaatttaaaaacaGTATTAAAGGTTTTAAGCgatatttttctcaaaaaaaaaatatctttcgTAAAGACTAATGAAGCACATCTGATGTACTTTCTTAAGAAATCACTTAAACTAAAAGTGATTCTACATAATCATCATGTTTAACTTCTTATATGATTatgtttaattatgattaatccaataatcataaataataaaaaaatatgtgtgaCAAGCTTAAAATTTcgtgtgaaaatcactttccCGACTGTAAGCCTCTTCTTTCTTACTTTGGCAAGCCCATAACCAAGATGGGCTTCGCTCACACTCAATGTCAATTAGATGCAATTGACTAATTGgtcaaatattgaaaaattccCACCAAACTGGCATGATACGGTGATGAGTTAGAGTGGGGCAGATAGTGAAGCAACCAACATCAGCCCTACACAGTCAATATTCTGCTCACCTGAATGAACTTCCCAAAAGGAGTCAtggattttcttcttttgggtttTCACCAAACCCTCCGGCAAAGTTACGAGAAATTTATATGCGTACCTGAAACACAAGTCACGTGGTGTATTATTTTATATGTTGTAATAAGCGTAAACAACGAATCAACTGGTTATCATTTAAGTGGAATAGTAATGTTACGTGACTGTGTTCCAAGTACACATAAAAGTTACGCCAAAATTTATGTTTGCCAACAAGAAAACTAGAAAGTGAAAATATCAAAGCTTTGGCTTCTCCTCTACGAACCCTAACTTGTACAGCAAACACACAGTTTGGTGTGTTAGCTCATCTCCTCTATTTCATACACACTATCCCACAAATATCCCATTTTCTCTCTCACTTCCACTCGTCCCCGCAATATGGAGTTGCCTGTGAAAATGCCTGTCTCCGGCAGCCATATAACACCATACAGAATTGAAACCAGAAACTTGTGCTACAAACTATCGACCCGATTTTATGAAATGAAGCACCTGTGTTGCAGTGACAGTTCGAGGACTGTTCCGAAGTTCATCTTGAAGGATGTGAGTTGTGAAGCAAGGCCTGCAGAGATCACTGCAATTGCTGGCCCTAGTGGGGCTGGAAAAACCACACTGCTAGATATTCTTGCTGGGAAGATATCCCCAAAGAAAATGGGTGGTCAGGTGCTGGTGAATGATCAGCCTATGGACACGAAAAGTTTCCGCAGAATGTCGGGCTATGTCACACAGGATGATGCCCTATTTCCGTTACTTACAGTTGAAGAAACGCTCGTGTACAGTGCTCTATTGAGGCTTCCTGGTGGGAGAAAAGAGGCTGCAGATAAAGTGAGGAAGCTGATGAAGGAGCTCGGGCTGGAACATGTCGCGGGTTCAAGAATCGGTTGGGGATCAAACAATGGGATTTCAGGTGGTGAAAGGCGCAGGGTTTCGATTGGAGTTGATTTAGTTCATGATCCAGCTGTGGTTTTGATTGATGAACCAACTTCAGGGTTGGATTCTGCCTCAGCTTTCCATGTAGTCTCATTGCTCAAAACAATGGTGTTCAATCAGGGTAAAACTATCGTTCTGACCATTCACCAACCAGGTTTTCGAATCCTAGAGATGTTCGATCGCATTGTTTTGCTTTCGAATGGAGCTGTCATGCACAATGGATCACTACATCTTCTCAAACAAAGGCTCAATTTTGTTGGCCATCGTATCCCCAACCATGTCAACTTGCTCGAATTCGCCATTGATGTTATCAAGAGCTTGGAGGGTACACAAACAACAGAAGCCTTGCACAACCAATGTTTCAGGCCTCTGGAACAAAGGCTTGTATGCTCTAATAACTTGGAAAAGAAGCTTCTAGTCTACCCGAATTCTCGTCCCCGGGAAGTTGTTATACTAGGGCAAAGATTTTGTAGCAACATATTTAGAACCAATCAATTGTTTGTCACAAGAGTCATACAAGCCTTGGTAGCTGGATTCGTACTGGGAAGCATTTTCTTTAATGATGGAA is a genomic window containing:
- the LOC137714580 gene encoding receptor-like protein 2, translating into MAKIEADKAREEAKVTAIEREFQANKKERELLRHSRSYYIYEERKALSCSKPSNTMAHGFLLIILLFTSIISTNIHACNQNERSALLSFNLTLSSPPLNWTSINCCTWEGITCNPEGRVTHLLLPSKGLHGVIFTSSSSLGNLTHLTHLNLSHNSLHGSLENKLFESLDSLEILDLSYNLLFGVLPLSLTSRNIRTLDLSSNRFHGPIPSSFFMLAWNLTSFNVSNNAFSSYIPSSICLHSNPLIRVLDFSSNQFNGNILRGFGRCSELQIFLAGHNNLSGLLPEDIYNATKLEEIAVPQNSLYGGISERIVNLNNLVILDLSFNQLSGVLPLRLGKLSRLKIIKLDFNDLQGSLPQSLMNCSSLVELRLAKNNLEGDITKLNFSKLVQLTKLDLYRNNFTGKLPTSLYSCRSLKAIRLALNNLEGQIQPEILSLNSLSFLSLGSLRLENVTGAMKILMHCKSLQILLLTHSFNGEGMPSDDDMVSFDGFRNLRFLSLAHCDLTGRIPVWLAKLKSLEILALDGNKITGTIPSWLGTDLPRLFNIGLSMNLISGEFPKELCRLPALVHELIAAQADQYDIELPLYIKTSSGVLITYGLRRILYGFPSLIDLSSNNITGNIPSEIGQLQLLQELQLDNNNFSGNIPDQMSNLKNLEALNLSNNHLSGKIPSSLASLNFLKSFDVSYNNLEGSIPTSTQLQSFEASAFEGNPKLCGAPLPNECRTDAHGKNNRDDEDDGHQLPWFYISAVFGFIFGFWGVCGSLIVKKTWRYAYFQFTDNVQDRLYVMLAVRMNRMKRWLS
- the LOC137715813 gene encoding multiple organellar RNA editing factor 8, chloroplastic/mitochondrial-like; this encodes MATHFFSRSIPKSQAMASFLSRSLSTATSATSLSTTAAQSRSSSLSLLHRLRPLAGVMASAGRLSPAIVRCLSTRSTTSSLRDPNPNWSNRPPKETILLDGCDFEHWLVVMEAPQGDITRDEIINSYIKTLATVVGSEEEARMKIYSVSTRCYYAFGALVSEEVSLKIKELPGVRWVLPDSYLDVKNKDYGGEPFINGQAVPYDPKYHEEWIRNNSRANERNRRNDRPRNFDRSRNFERRRENMQNRDFQNTGPSPMPNQAGPNSGPGPANMGPPPPNRGPMSPNMGPPPPNRAPMSPNMGPPPPNRAPMPPPNMGQPNNYNNPQPSNNWNSGPPNSYNQAPPNSYNQAPPNSYNQMPPNNYNQMPPNNPGGVPPNNMAPPSNAEWNDPGQYQNNYTPDRDAGVNPGPNRY
- the LOC137714161 gene encoding ABC transporter G family member 10-like, which encodes MELPVKMPVSGSHITPYRIETRNLCYKLSTRFYEMKHLCCSDSSRTVPKFILKDVSCEARPAEITAIAGPSGAGKTTLLDILAGKISPKKMGGQVLVNDQPMDTKSFRRMSGYVTQDDALFPLLTVEETLVYSALLRLPGGRKEAADKVRKLMKELGLEHVAGSRIGWGSNNGISGGERRRVSIGVDLVHDPAVVLIDEPTSGLDSASAFHVVSLLKTMVFNQGKTIVLTIHQPGFRILEMFDRIVLLSNGAVMHNGSLHLLKQRLNFVGHRIPNHVNLLEFAIDVIKSLEGTQTTEALHNQCFRPLEQRLVCSNNLEKKLLVYPNSRPREVVILGQRFCSNIFRTNQLFVTRVIQALVAGFVLGSIFFNDGREKGSIALQTQTGFFAFSLTFLLSSTTEGLPIFLQERRILMSETSRGAYRVSSYVIANTLIFLPFLLMVCFLFTAPVYWLVGLRRDIDGFLYFSLVVWMVLLMSNSVVACFSALVPNFIMGSSLISGLMGAFFLFSGYFISKDRLPRYWMFMHYLSLFKYPFECFMINEYGGEQGRRCIQQIDKEGCNLFGDGFLRQQGLKDAQKWSNLGVMLGFVIGYRVLCFLILWCRCCRNRN